A single genomic interval of uncultured Sphaerochaeta sp. harbors:
- a CDS encoding sn-glycerol-1-phosphate dehydrogenase codes for MDTKISVVEEGALERVGSVFVEAFGHTPALLVADGITLKVGGFPVSRSLEKADIQVRQFIFPSEPQPYADEHAIAQVRLSLEMDNSIAVVLGSGTLNDITKRASAELDRPYMVVATAPSVDGYTSYGAAVSIGGFKQTLPCAAPMVVLADTKVLREAPMDMIASGFGDCMAKYTAGMDWILADLVGVHPIRRDVWDMVQIPLRKVYAQHAGIAQRRGSSIGLLFDALSASGFAMQVMHDSRPASGAEHLISHIWEMEHLSKYGLPVSHGFKVSIGTLTITYLYEQLKQLDLADIPLSGAESWEEREQSIAAFFPDESVRKQTLAIAKEKFLDGDALLTRREKLISLLPALIVRMEEQLPPYQELKEAMKEVGCPISPADIASNLEGLRHAVTGAQMIRNRYTVLDLYYELGLFDLALDMLSGM; via the coding sequence ATGGATACAAAGATTTCGGTAGTTGAGGAAGGGGCTCTTGAACGGGTTGGATCAGTCTTTGTGGAAGCATTCGGCCATACCCCTGCGTTGTTGGTTGCCGATGGCATAACACTCAAGGTAGGAGGGTTTCCTGTTTCCAGATCGCTTGAGAAGGCTGATATCCAGGTCAGACAGTTCATTTTCCCTTCTGAGCCGCAGCCTTATGCTGATGAGCATGCAATTGCACAAGTTAGACTGAGTCTGGAGATGGACAACAGTATTGCAGTGGTCTTGGGCTCAGGTACGCTCAACGATATTACCAAGCGTGCAAGTGCTGAGCTGGACCGTCCCTATATGGTTGTTGCAACCGCACCTTCTGTTGATGGCTATACCTCCTACGGTGCTGCTGTCTCTATCGGTGGCTTCAAGCAGACTCTTCCTTGTGCTGCCCCGATGGTGGTTCTTGCTGACACCAAAGTGCTCCGCGAAGCTCCCATGGACATGATCGCAAGTGGTTTTGGTGATTGCATGGCCAAGTACACTGCCGGAATGGACTGGATCCTCGCCGATCTGGTCGGGGTTCACCCAATCCGCCGTGATGTATGGGACATGGTCCAGATTCCGCTGAGAAAAGTATACGCCCAGCATGCAGGGATAGCCCAGAGAAGGGGGTCGTCCATTGGACTCCTCTTTGATGCGCTCTCAGCAAGTGGGTTTGCGATGCAGGTGATGCACGACTCACGCCCTGCCAGTGGTGCTGAGCACTTGATCAGCCATATCTGGGAGATGGAACACTTGAGCAAGTATGGGCTTCCAGTAAGCCATGGATTCAAGGTCTCCATCGGTACCCTGACCATTACCTACCTCTATGAGCAACTCAAGCAGTTGGATCTTGCTGATATCCCGCTCAGTGGGGCAGAGAGTTGGGAGGAGCGCGAGCAATCGATTGCAGCATTCTTCCCCGATGAAAGCGTAAGGAAACAGACCTTGGCCATCGCAAAAGAGAAATTCCTTGATGGGGATGCGCTGCTAACTAGAAGGGAGAAGCTTATCTCTCTGCTTCCTGCCCTAATTGTGAGAATGGAGGAGCAACTACCTCCGTATCAGGAACTGAAAGAAGCAATGAAGGAAGTTGGCTGTCCGATTTCTCCTGCTGATATTGCAAGTAATCTGGAAGGGCTCCGCCATGCAGTAACTGGTGCTCAGATGATCCGAAACCGCTATACCGTGCTAGATCTCTACTACGAGCTGGGCCTATTTGACCTAGCTCTGGATATGCTCTCAGGAATGTAG
- a CDS encoding HAD family hydrolase, whose protein sequence is MQKPTIAFMYDFDKTLSTKDMQEYTFIPKLGMSAETFWKKADKLAGEQGMDRILAYMKLMLDESRRHEQSIRRSDFVSLGGSLEFFPGVLSWFDEVNKLGSLMGLELQHFIISSGLREIIEGSAIGDRFKRIYACEYFYDENGVATWPKLSVNYTAKTQFLFRINKGVLDVHEDQALNAYTAEGERSVPFRNMVYIGDGLTDVPCMKLVKQNGGKSIAVYAQGKEAISYRLMKEDRINFFTEADYTPEGELFSLVKTILTQMQAENALTEYQRGMKCLAGI, encoded by the coding sequence ATGCAGAAACCAACCATTGCCTTCATGTATGATTTTGACAAGACCCTGAGTACCAAGGATATGCAGGAGTATACATTTATTCCCAAGCTTGGGATGTCTGCCGAAACATTTTGGAAGAAGGCCGACAAACTTGCTGGAGAACAGGGTATGGACCGCATTCTTGCATATATGAAGCTTATGCTTGATGAGTCCAGACGTCATGAGCAGTCGATTAGAAGAAGCGATTTTGTTTCACTGGGAGGAAGCCTTGAATTCTTTCCAGGTGTACTCTCGTGGTTCGATGAGGTGAACAAGCTCGGCTCATTGATGGGTTTGGAATTACAGCACTTCATTATCTCCTCAGGACTCAGGGAGATCATCGAAGGATCAGCTATCGGGGATCGATTCAAACGTATTTATGCATGTGAGTACTTCTACGATGAGAACGGGGTGGCTACATGGCCGAAATTATCGGTTAACTATACAGCCAAGACACAGTTCTTGTTTAGGATCAATAAAGGGGTGCTTGATGTGCATGAGGACCAGGCGTTGAATGCCTACACCGCCGAGGGTGAGCGTAGTGTACCTTTCAGGAATATGGTGTATATCGGAGATGGGCTGACCGATGTCCCCTGCATGAAGCTCGTTAAGCAGAATGGTGGAAAAAGCATTGCTGTCTATGCACAGGGTAAGGAAGCTATTAGCTATCGGTTGATGAAGGAGGACCGTATCAACTTCTTCACTGAGGCCGACTACACCCCTGAGGGTGAACTCTTCTCCTTGGTGAAGACCATCCTCACCCAGATGCAGGCGGAAAATGCCCTCACTGAGTACCAGCGAGGGATGAAATGCCTCGCCGGGATCTAA
- a CDS encoding FAD-binding oxidoreductase produces the protein MNTSYTAITPSILEELKAIVGEHNLFTDTERIENYSHDETSREQFSHMPEVVLTPVSTEQISEVMKLADRYTIPVTPRGAGSGLSGGAIPIHGGIVLSVEKMNKVLEIDEANLTVTAEAGIVTNELNERLKQTGLFFAGYPMSLETCFLGGNIAENAGGGKAVKYGVTGRYILGMEVVTPQGEVVQLGGKVTKDVSGYDLKQLYIGSEGTLGIITKATIRLLGVPTSASNLLVPFRTAQDAISVVPLIMKQGIIPTSIEFMDRSSLEMSCSYLNESLPLEGVGAMLLIEIDGTDESQVEHDLIQVGDLCSDHKAMEVYIAEDATNRERIWSIRRNIAEAIKVYSPIQSLEDVVVPIGSIPLVIPRLEQLSSKYNMKIPCYGHAGDGNLHATLVKNPDSTMEEWLEMEPRLLSEFYAFIVGELGGKISGEHGIGLKRRSFFKDVTPGAEYQLLCAVKQALDPKNIMNPGKILL, from the coding sequence ATGAATACCAGCTATACAGCAATTACCCCATCCATTCTTGAGGAGCTGAAGGCGATTGTAGGGGAGCATAACCTGTTCACCGACACAGAGCGGATAGAAAATTACAGCCATGACGAGACCAGCAGGGAGCAGTTCAGCCATATGCCGGAGGTAGTGCTTACTCCCGTCTCTACTGAGCAGATCAGTGAGGTCATGAAGTTGGCAGACCGTTACACCATACCGGTAACTCCACGTGGTGCAGGCTCTGGTCTCTCTGGTGGTGCGATTCCAATTCATGGAGGAATTGTGCTCTCGGTGGAGAAGATGAACAAGGTGCTGGAGATTGATGAGGCAAACCTAACCGTGACCGCTGAGGCAGGGATTGTAACCAATGAGCTGAACGAGCGGCTTAAACAGACCGGGCTTTTTTTCGCCGGCTATCCGATGAGTCTGGAGACATGCTTTCTTGGAGGTAATATTGCGGAGAACGCGGGAGGTGGGAAGGCCGTGAAATACGGAGTAACCGGGCGCTATATCCTCGGTATGGAGGTCGTCACTCCCCAGGGGGAAGTGGTCCAATTGGGAGGAAAGGTGACCAAGGATGTCAGTGGGTATGATCTCAAGCAGCTGTACATCGGTTCGGAGGGGACCCTTGGGATTATCACCAAGGCGACCATCAGACTCCTTGGCGTGCCCACCTCTGCCTCTAATCTCTTGGTTCCTTTTAGGACTGCCCAGGATGCTATCTCTGTCGTTCCCCTGATCATGAAGCAAGGGATCATTCCCACCAGTATTGAGTTTATGGACAGGAGTTCCCTTGAGATGTCCTGCTCCTATTTGAACGAGAGTTTGCCACTGGAGGGAGTGGGTGCGATGTTGCTCATTGAGATTGACGGCACTGATGAAAGCCAGGTTGAACATGACCTTATCCAGGTTGGTGATCTCTGTTCCGATCATAAGGCAATGGAGGTATATATTGCTGAGGATGCAACGAATCGGGAGAGGATTTGGTCGATCAGGCGGAATATTGCCGAGGCCATCAAGGTCTACAGTCCTATTCAGAGCCTGGAAGATGTGGTTGTTCCCATTGGCTCCATTCCTTTGGTCATTCCCCGTCTTGAGCAGCTCTCCAGCAAATACAACATGAAAATTCCTTGTTATGGCCACGCAGGAGATGGTAACCTGCATGCAACATTGGTGAAGAATCCCGATAGTACCATGGAGGAGTGGTTGGAGATGGAACCACGGTTGCTTTCCGAGTTCTATGCATTTATCGTAGGGGAGCTTGGGGGGAAGATCAGCGGGGAGCATGGTATTGGGCTGAAGAGGAGGTCGTTCTTCAAGGACGTGACTCCAGGGGCGGAGTACCAGTTGCTGTGTGCAGTCAAGCAGGCGCTTGACCCAAAGAATATCATGAATCCTGGGAAGATTCTCCTATAA
- a CDS encoding TetR/AcrR family transcriptional regulator: MAKKSKGTSKAEATKRLIFESALTLFKQKGFNQVSIQQITNYAGTAKGSFYTYFSTKSDIIVQEFWAIDAYYRSIEGEVSREKDAALKLLKFTELQLTYVRDVIGVEMLKVLYANQVSNEGSTKVITDQSRFWHTFIRSIIEEGQRSGEFRKDRESSYLAVLFNRAIRGLFLDWNISSAGFDLVEEGLSYCRNLLIPALLANK; the protein is encoded by the coding sequence ATGGCCAAGAAATCAAAGGGGACAAGCAAAGCTGAGGCAACCAAGCGCTTGATATTCGAGAGTGCCCTGACGCTTTTCAAGCAAAAGGGGTTCAACCAGGTCTCCATCCAGCAGATAACCAACTATGCAGGTACTGCAAAGGGAAGTTTCTATACCTACTTCTCCACGAAGAGCGATATCATTGTACAGGAGTTCTGGGCCATCGATGCCTACTACCGAAGTATCGAGGGTGAAGTGTCCAGAGAGAAGGATGCAGCGCTCAAGCTTCTGAAATTCACGGAGTTGCAGCTTACCTATGTGCGTGATGTTATCGGGGTTGAGATGCTGAAAGTACTCTATGCCAACCAGGTGAGCAACGAGGGTTCCACCAAGGTCATTACCGACCAGTCCCGATTCTGGCATACCTTCATCAGAAGCATCATTGAGGAAGGACAGAGATCAGGTGAGTTCAGGAAGGACAGGGAGAGCTCCTACCTTGCGGTGCTTTTCAATAGGGCCATCAGGGGGCTCTTTCTGGACTGGAACATCAGCTCAGCAGGATTTGACTTGGTTGAAGAGGGATTGTCCTATTGCAGGAATTTGTTGATTCCTGCTTTGTTGGCCAATAAATGA
- a CDS encoding electron transfer flavoprotein subunit beta/FixA family protein — protein MHSIVLIKQVPQTSDVQMDKETGTMIRSGSAAILNPLDVYALETTLRIKDHSGGRVTIITMGPASAVKVLKEAIAMGADDVYHLNDRAFAGSDTWATSYVLAKAIEKVGLPDLVITGERATDGDTAQVGPAVASWLDLPVLSYVASVEEIDSKNLIAERLIEEGYQRVRSPLPALLTVVKEIAEPRLPTLKGKKRAMATEITSWSASDLDTDPAFLGLKGSPTRVVKIETPKVSRQCSMVKVEDDASLHVAVDQLFTFLEERDLLGGRNA, from the coding sequence ATGCATAGTATAGTTCTAATCAAGCAGGTCCCACAAACCAGTGATGTCCAGATGGACAAGGAGACCGGTACCATGATCCGTAGCGGTTCTGCTGCCATCCTGAATCCATTGGATGTGTATGCCTTGGAAACGACGTTACGAATCAAAGACCATAGCGGTGGACGAGTGACTATCATCACCATGGGACCGGCGAGTGCTGTTAAAGTACTCAAGGAGGCCATCGCCATGGGAGCAGATGATGTCTATCACCTGAATGACCGAGCCTTTGCAGGCTCAGATACCTGGGCAACCAGCTATGTACTGGCAAAAGCCATAGAGAAAGTTGGCCTTCCTGATCTGGTCATTACCGGGGAGCGGGCAACCGATGGTGATACTGCCCAGGTTGGACCGGCAGTGGCTTCATGGTTGGACCTGCCGGTGCTCTCCTATGTTGCATCAGTAGAGGAGATTGATTCAAAGAACCTGATAGCCGAGCGTTTGATCGAGGAGGGGTACCAGCGAGTTAGGTCTCCTCTTCCAGCCCTCCTTACCGTGGTCAAGGAGATTGCCGAGCCTCGTCTTCCCACCCTCAAGGGCAAGAAACGTGCCATGGCCACAGAGATTACCTCCTGGAGTGCCTCCGATCTGGATACAGATCCAGCATTCTTGGGGTTGAAGGGGTCTCCAACCCGGGTGGTAAAAATTGAGACTCCCAAAGTAAGCAGGCAATGCAGCATGGTGAAGGTAGAGGATGATGCTTCGCTTCATGTGGCAGTCGATCAATTGTTCACCTTCCTTGAGGAACGTGATTTGTTAGGAGGACGCAATGCATGA
- a CDS encoding TRAP transporter small permease: MPKFFATMDKIKMAYDWTDKVVLIICKVLLIVDILITSYAVAGRMLNEYIPFLKDPSWTEEVVLTCMAYMAVLSAALAIRRGTHIRMKAFDKYLPKRMIKFLDILSDIAVFCLGLVMLYVGWRYAITIGSRGFYVSLPWLSRFWMYFPVPLAGLAMIIFEIEAIYNHVKSFYVKEEEKA; the protein is encoded by the coding sequence ATGCCAAAGTTCTTTGCGACAATGGATAAAATCAAGATGGCGTATGACTGGACCGACAAAGTGGTATTGATAATTTGCAAAGTCTTGCTCATTGTCGATATCCTGATCACCAGTTATGCAGTAGCCGGGCGTATGCTCAATGAATACATACCGTTCCTAAAGGATCCTTCTTGGACGGAAGAGGTGGTCTTGACCTGCATGGCCTATATGGCCGTTCTATCGGCGGCCCTTGCCATTCGCAGGGGTACCCATATCAGGATGAAGGCTTTTGACAAATATCTCCCTAAACGTATGATTAAGTTCCTCGATATCCTCAGTGATATCGCGGTTTTTTGCCTCGGGTTGGTAATGCTGTATGTAGGGTGGAGATATGCTATCACCATTGGAAGTAGGGGTTTTTATGTCTCTCTACCATGGCTCAGTCGTTTCTGGATGTATTTTCCAGTACCACTTGCTGGCCTTGCCATGATCATTTTCGAGATTGAGGCCATCTATAACCATGTAAAGTCCTTCTATGTGAAGGAAGAGGAGAAGGCATAA
- a CDS encoding Gfo/Idh/MocA family oxidoreductase yields MDKIGVAIIGSGGIAKAHVKGFLALGHLCEIRALCDSYPSKAETLAQTYDLSGSVAITKDYHELLSRDDIHLVSLCLPPSLHCQVTVDFLEAGKHVIVEKPMAPSLAECDQMIEAQKRSGKILSVISQNRFKTAAMRVKQLLDEGVLGRVLLARVNSMWWRGSAYYDLWWRGTYEHEGGGCTLNHAVHQIDMLQWLIGVPDQVVSVMNNVGHSNSEVEDVSLSILSYPNMVAEVNSCLVDHDEKQEFFLATEKASIGIPWYVKSAKQLPNGFIQPNPETEVELNALYESLPSLKTEGHEAQLENVLQAVMHNTEPLVTGEEGRKAVQLISAMYKSATEHTSVSLPLAKDDPFYTTEGMRARLVRYNKKLNSVENLEESGEISLGTMGK; encoded by the coding sequence ATGGATAAAATTGGTGTAGCCATCATTGGCTCAGGTGGTATTGCAAAAGCACATGTGAAGGGGTTTCTTGCGTTGGGGCATCTCTGCGAGATAAGGGCTCTCTGTGATTCTTATCCGTCGAAGGCAGAAACATTGGCACAAACCTATGATCTCAGTGGTTCAGTTGCCATAACCAAGGACTATCATGAACTTCTATCCCGTGATGACATTCACCTCGTATCGCTTTGCTTGCCTCCTAGCCTGCATTGCCAGGTTACGGTTGATTTTCTGGAAGCTGGAAAGCATGTCATTGTTGAGAAACCGATGGCTCCTTCCCTTGCTGAGTGTGACCAGATGATCGAGGCCCAGAAGAGAAGTGGTAAGATTCTCTCGGTTATCAGCCAGAATCGATTCAAAACTGCTGCCATGCGTGTGAAACAGCTCTTGGATGAAGGAGTACTAGGCAGGGTGCTCCTGGCCCGAGTGAACTCCATGTGGTGGCGAGGTTCAGCTTATTATGACCTCTGGTGGCGAGGGACGTATGAGCATGAAGGTGGGGGTTGTACGCTCAACCATGCTGTGCACCAGATTGATATGCTTCAATGGCTTATAGGGGTGCCTGACCAGGTTGTGTCGGTCATGAACAATGTGGGGCATAGCAATAGTGAGGTTGAGGATGTCTCCCTCTCAATCCTTTCTTACCCGAATATGGTGGCTGAGGTAAATTCCTGCTTGGTCGATCATGATGAGAAACAGGAGTTCTTCCTTGCCACTGAGAAAGCCTCAATTGGTATTCCTTGGTATGTGAAATCAGCCAAGCAGTTGCCTAATGGGTTTATCCAGCCCAATCCTGAGACTGAAGTGGAACTGAATGCATTATATGAGTCGCTTCCTTCGCTTAAAACGGAAGGGCATGAAGCACAGTTGGAGAATGTTCTCCAAGCAGTGATGCATAACACAGAACCGCTGGTAACAGGAGAAGAAGGAAGAAAGGCTGTACAGCTGATTAGTGCAATGTACAAATCTGCAACCGAGCATACGAGCGTCTCATTGCCTCTTGCAAAGGATGATCCTTTCTATACCACTGAGGGAATGCGTGCAAGGTTGGTGCGGTACAACAAAAAGCTTAATTCAGTAGAGAATCTTGAGGAGTCTGGCGAGATCAGCCTAGGGACGATGGGAAAGTAA
- a CDS encoding electron transfer flavoprotein subunit alpha/FixB family protein, whose translation MHEVWTISECHQGRVKDVSYELLARGRSLADTLNVRLAAVVIGCNVNVDDLKRLSAQGADVIYLTDDPSLSSFVCERYAEQLLRLITAKEPQIIIAAATTSGRTLMPYVAVKAHAGLTADCTELAIEEGTGNLLQTRPAIGGNIMATIKTPNHRPQMATVRPRSTKPLEARSDRPFVVEEVAVPPKREKPSVEVLGLRALEGQSGSIEEADIVISGGKGLKKRDNFALIERLAKAFGAEVGASRDAVDRGWASYPHQVGLSGKTISPRLYLAAGISGAIQHLAGIKTAKCIVAINSDEQANILGIADFAIIGDLFQVLPEIEKRLEQRRKA comes from the coding sequence ATGCATGAAGTTTGGACAATAAGCGAATGCCATCAGGGTAGGGTAAAGGATGTTTCATACGAGCTATTGGCACGTGGAAGGTCCCTTGCCGATACACTCAATGTGAGACTGGCAGCAGTAGTCATCGGTTGCAATGTCAATGTAGATGACCTGAAACGTCTCTCCGCCCAAGGAGCAGATGTAATCTACCTTACCGATGATCCTTCACTTTCCTCGTTTGTTTGTGAACGGTATGCTGAGCAACTTCTCCGTCTTATTACTGCGAAGGAGCCGCAGATTATCATTGCAGCAGCAACCACCTCTGGAAGAACCTTGATGCCCTATGTGGCAGTCAAGGCTCATGCAGGGTTGACTGCCGACTGCACCGAGCTGGCTATCGAGGAAGGAACGGGGAATCTCTTGCAGACCCGCCCAGCAATAGGTGGCAACATCATGGCAACGATTAAGACCCCGAACCATCGGCCGCAGATGGCCACCGTTAGACCACGTTCTACCAAGCCGCTTGAAGCAAGGAGTGACCGTCCTTTCGTGGTGGAAGAGGTAGCTGTACCTCCCAAGCGTGAAAAGCCCTCTGTCGAGGTATTGGGACTAAGGGCTCTCGAAGGTCAGAGTGGATCCATCGAAGAAGCAGACATCGTCATCTCCGGGGGAAAGGGGCTTAAGAAACGGGATAACTTTGCCCTGATCGAGCGTCTGGCCAAGGCGTTTGGTGCAGAAGTAGGTGCGAGCCGGGACGCAGTGGACCGAGGTTGGGCTTCCTATCCTCATCAGGTTGGTCTTTCAGGCAAGACCATCTCTCCCCGTCTCTATCTCGCTGCAGGTATCTCTGGGGCCATCCAACACCTCGCAGGTATCAAGACAGCCAAGTGTATAGTGGCAATCAACAGTGATGAGCAAGCCAATATCCTTGGTATTGCTGATTTCGCCATCATCGGGGACCTGTTTCAGGTACTCCCAGAGATTGAGAAGCGCCTTGAGCAGAGGAGGAAGGCATGA
- a CDS encoding SGNH/GDSL hydrolase family protein, translating to MKTQTFSILADSISTFAGFVPEENELFYPREGVDVSEVQHTWWYILQQRTGLKLLMNESYSGSRISRTGVRPRSSSFLDEKRQQRLVGDIIIVFGGTNDWGQVEEPTTIEVFQEAYKTLVRDMLRNHSSSGLYFCTPLQRTDRALDEENIHHWSQLDLARSIREIVAGHEGANLIDLARYPIKAGDGLLSDGLHPTRKGMEVLATLMQRGLGL from the coding sequence ATGAAGACACAGACCTTTTCCATCCTTGCCGATTCCATCTCCACCTTTGCAGGTTTTGTCCCTGAGGAGAATGAACTCTTCTACCCCCGAGAGGGAGTGGATGTATCAGAGGTGCAACATACCTGGTGGTATATTCTGCAACAGCGTACGGGACTTAAGCTCCTCATGAATGAGTCCTACTCTGGGAGCAGGATAAGCAGGACAGGAGTCCGTCCCCGCTCCTCTTCCTTCTTGGACGAGAAAAGACAACAGCGACTGGTCGGTGATATCATCATCGTATTCGGGGGAACCAACGATTGGGGACAGGTGGAAGAACCTACCACCATCGAGGTCTTCCAGGAAGCGTATAAGACATTGGTACGTGATATGCTTAGAAATCATTCATCAAGTGGACTGTACTTCTGCACCCCACTGCAGAGAACTGACAGGGCCCTTGATGAAGAGAACATCCATCACTGGAGTCAGCTAGACTTGGCTAGAAGTATAAGGGAGATTGTTGCGGGGCATGAGGGAGCCAACCTCATAGACCTTGCCAGATACCCCATCAAGGCCGGTGACGGACTCCTTTCTGATGGGCTACACCCCACCAGAAAGGGCATGGAAGTACTTGCCACCCTGATGCAGAGAGGACTGGGGCTTTAG
- a CDS encoding TRAP transporter large permease, whose protein sequence is MDANSIAITILLGSFFLMIFLRFPIAYAVGLSSVFTMLYQGSSLNDISRLMVKGISSFSLMAVPFFITMGVLMGSGGISQKLIALANACVGWMRGGLAQVNIVASYFFGGISGSAAADTASLGSILIPMMVDEGYDADFSTAVTVTSSCEGLLVPPSHNMVIYATTAGGISVGSLFLAGYLPGALLAITLMIGSYIFSVKRGYPKGEKFNLKNFIIQFGKSIWALAAVVIVVVGVVAGFFTATESAAIAVIYSLIVSVFIYKGLNWKGVWKVLDDCVGTLAIVLILIATSSVFGYILTTLNVPRLAAEAITSLTNNRILIILLLNAILLVLGAIMDMAPIILIATPILLPIATGVAGLDPIQFGIMVVLNCGIGLLTPPVGAVLFIGSAVGKVSMEKVVKATLPFYLCMVIALLLVSFIPEISLILPKIFAGYTPTNM, encoded by the coding sequence ATGGACGCTAACAGTATTGCAATTACGATACTCCTGGGAAGCTTCTTTCTTATGATCTTCCTTCGTTTTCCTATCGCATATGCGGTTGGACTTTCTTCTGTTTTTACCATGCTCTACCAAGGTTCCAGTCTTAATGATATCAGCCGTCTTATGGTCAAAGGCATCAGTTCGTTCTCCCTGATGGCGGTTCCTTTCTTTATTACGATGGGAGTGTTGATGGGCTCAGGGGGTATTTCCCAAAAGCTCATTGCCCTTGCCAATGCCTGTGTAGGTTGGATGAGGGGAGGCTTGGCGCAGGTTAACATCGTAGCATCCTACTTCTTTGGAGGAATCTCCGGGTCAGCCGCCGCCGATACTGCATCCCTTGGTTCCATCCTGATTCCCATGATGGTCGATGAAGGCTATGATGCTGACTTCTCCACCGCTGTTACGGTTACCAGTTCCTGTGAAGGACTGCTTGTTCCTCCCAGTCATAACATGGTCATCTACGCCACCACTGCAGGTGGTATCTCAGTTGGAAGTCTCTTCCTTGCCGGATACCTTCCTGGTGCCTTGCTTGCCATTACCTTGATGATTGGCTCCTATATATTCTCCGTGAAGCGTGGATATCCCAAGGGAGAGAAATTTAATCTCAAGAACTTCATTATTCAATTTGGTAAATCCATTTGGGCCTTGGCAGCGGTTGTTATTGTTGTCGTTGGCGTTGTTGCAGGTTTTTTCACTGCTACAGAATCTGCAGCAATTGCGGTTATTTATTCCCTGATTGTCTCGGTCTTTATCTATAAAGGCTTGAATTGGAAGGGTGTTTGGAAGGTCCTCGACGATTGTGTAGGTACCCTAGCTATCGTGCTTATCCTTATTGCTACATCATCTGTCTTTGGCTACATCCTCACTACACTCAATGTTCCGCGTCTTGCAGCTGAGGCGATTACCAGCCTTACCAATAACAGGATTCTCATTATCCTGCTGTTGAATGCAATTCTCTTGGTCCTTGGGGCGATCATGGATATGGCGCCGATCATTCTTATTGCAACACCGATTCTGCTTCCTATCGCTACTGGAGTTGCAGGGCTGGATCCCATTCAGTTCGGAATCATGGTGGTACTCAACTGTGGTATCGGCCTCTTGACCCCACCGGTTGGAGCTGTCCTGTTCATAGGATCAGCCGTTGGTAAGGTCTCCATGGAGAAGGTGGTAAAAGCGACGCTTCCATTCTATCTCTGTATGGTTATTGCACTGCTACTGGTGTCGTTCATTCCTGAGATCAGCCTCATCCTACCGAAGATTTTTGCAGGGTATACCCCGACAAATATGTAG